One window from the genome of Lentibacillus daqui encodes:
- a CDS encoding selenium metabolism-associated LysR family transcriptional regulator, translated as MNYERLKTFIAVAEKKSFSEAAKILYVTQPTITSQVKALEEELNTKLFERTTKKVAMTQSAHILLKFAKEIVRLSDSAQKEISQMESTINGDLRVGCSLTVGEYILPEFLKRFKDAFPHVRMSVEIANSHHIVENIKDQVIDVGLIETPIEDQKIVSDPILEDELVLITKPDYFSSHELQISQEKLREVPLIIREQGSGTRSVVDHYLKQAGLSLDDLNVVMELGSTEAIKSAVESGLGVSFISKNTIKKEQKLKLLKTYQVKNISFYRYFYIAFRKDHVLKTTTELFIKELGDIIQEKEVGKLIPLPSSNC; from the coding sequence TTGAATTATGAACGATTAAAAACGTTTATTGCTGTTGCCGAAAAAAAGAGCTTTTCAGAGGCCGCCAAAATTTTATATGTTACGCAACCAACGATAACATCACAGGTAAAGGCTTTGGAGGAGGAACTGAATACCAAGCTATTTGAACGAACAACGAAAAAGGTAGCGATGACGCAATCTGCACACATTTTATTGAAATTTGCCAAGGAGATTGTTCGTTTGAGTGACTCAGCCCAAAAAGAAATTTCACAAATGGAAAGTACAATAAATGGCGATTTGCGGGTGGGATGTAGTCTGACTGTTGGAGAATATATACTTCCAGAGTTTTTGAAGCGGTTCAAAGATGCATTTCCACATGTCCGAATGAGTGTGGAGATCGCCAATTCACATCATATTGTCGAGAATATAAAGGATCAGGTTATTGATGTGGGTTTAATCGAGACTCCGATTGAGGATCAAAAAATTGTGAGCGACCCTATCCTGGAGGATGAACTTGTTTTAATTACGAAACCGGATTACTTTTCAAGTCATGAACTGCAAATTTCGCAGGAAAAATTAAGGGAAGTACCACTCATTATTCGTGAACAGGGGTCAGGAACCCGATCTGTTGTGGATCATTATCTTAAACAGGCCGGGCTTTCGTTAGACGATTTGAATGTGGTGATGGAGCTTGGTAGTACCGAAGCAATTAAGTCAGCAGTAGAATCTGGATTAGGAGTCTCATTTATTTCCAAAAACACCATAAAAAAAGAGCAAAAGTTAAAATTACTGAAGACGTATCAGGTGAAAAATATCTCGTTTTACCGTTATTTTTATATTGCCTTTCGAAAAGATCATGTTTTAAAAACAACAACGGAGTTATTTATCAAAGAACTGGGAGACATTATTCAGGAAAAGGAAGTAGGTAAGCTAATTCCGTTACCATCAAGCAATTGTTGA
- a CDS encoding GntR family transcriptional regulator — protein MQLDYSNSIPLHIQLKKIIEAQVTEGVLSEQIPSERQFMEDYNISRSTVREAINLLVREGILEKRHGKGTFVSLKPIHDWLGNLSSTTETIRNMGMKPGAKLITHYRTTPSGYIREMTGFTEAYFIKRIRYADDIAIGVERHYYPVPIGERLAQYDLDNATLYDLIENELGIQFAEANQTISSGPLLVEDQEYLGASANQHVLIAERIIKDQAGNVIEMEEAFYRSDMYNFKINLSRKFG, from the coding sequence ATGCAACTCGACTATTCAAATTCCATCCCATTGCATATTCAATTGAAAAAAATAATTGAAGCTCAAGTGACGGAGGGAGTGCTATCTGAACAAATTCCAAGCGAACGACAGTTTATGGAAGATTATAATATTAGTCGCAGTACGGTTCGTGAGGCGATTAATTTGTTGGTCAGAGAAGGTATATTAGAAAAACGACATGGGAAAGGGACCTTTGTTTCGCTAAAACCGATTCATGATTGGTTGGGAAATTTAAGTAGTACGACGGAAACAATCCGCAATATGGGTATGAAGCCGGGGGCAAAACTTATCACACATTATCGCACTACACCATCTGGCTACATACGGGAGATGACCGGCTTTACCGAAGCATACTTTATCAAACGAATTCGCTATGCAGACGATATTGCTATTGGTGTGGAACGACATTATTATCCGGTGCCAATCGGGGAGCGGTTAGCTCAGTATGATCTTGATAATGCCACACTTTATGACTTGATTGAAAACGAGCTCGGTATTCAGTTTGCTGAGGCGAATCAAACGATATCCAGTGGCCCATTATTAGTAGAAGATCAAGAGTATTTAGGGGCTTCAGCCAATCAACATGTGTTAATTGCGGAACGGATTATTAAAGATCAGGCAGGTAATGTTATCGAAATGGAAGAGGCGTTCTACCGCAGTGATATGTACAACTTTAAAATTAACTTATCACGAAAATTTGGCTAA
- the xsc gene encoding sulfoacetaldehyde acetyltransferase — MVNQQAELKKATNQKVKMTPSEAIVETLVKENVKEVYGIVGSAFMDMLDLFPTAGIRFIPVRHEQSAGHMADAYERVTGTAGVIVGQNGPGITNMVTSVAAANQAHSPMVVISPSAGTGSVGLDGFQEANQVSIFEDITKETVRVTNKNRVADCLRTAFRIAYAERGPVLYDIPRDLFYGEIEDYILEPSQYRTDKRGSGDPASIERAVSLLKDAKNPVIISGRGSVDADGIDSVVKIAEHLSAPAACAYMHNDAFPVDHPLAVGPIGYMGSKAAMYTLKEADVVLAIGTRLSQFGTLPCYDIDYFPKDAKIIQVDINPRQIGRTHPVEVGIIGDAKAASDEIYRQLQSAVPSPVKNSARLAEVSDLKEKWEQELVDLAMVDGDPINPRRALLELTKALPKNTIISSDIGNVSSTANAYLKFNQTRRHIAALTFGNTGFSYPAALGAQLADPDAPVVAIVGDGAWGMSLHEVSTAVEQNIPVIACVFNNRSWAAEKKNQVDYYDDRYVGSNIEGPDFAEVAKSMGALGYTIDKAEDIGPTVKEVLKQRKPAVLNIYVDGTQLAPPFRKDALHMPTRLLDKYKHLDYNEWKK, encoded by the coding sequence ATGGTAAACCAACAAGCAGAATTGAAGAAAGCAACAAATCAAAAAGTGAAGATGACACCTAGTGAGGCAATCGTCGAAACATTAGTAAAAGAAAATGTCAAAGAAGTTTATGGAATAGTTGGCTCCGCATTTATGGATATGCTTGACCTGTTCCCGACTGCCGGGATCCGTTTTATACCGGTACGTCACGAACAAAGTGCCGGTCATATGGCGGATGCGTATGAGCGGGTTACAGGAACTGCCGGGGTGATCGTCGGTCAAAATGGTCCCGGGATTACAAATATGGTAACGTCCGTAGCAGCGGCCAATCAGGCGCACAGCCCGATGGTAGTTATTTCTCCATCTGCAGGGACAGGATCTGTTGGTTTGGATGGTTTCCAGGAAGCTAATCAGGTGTCCATTTTTGAAGATATTACCAAAGAGACTGTACGCGTAACCAATAAAAACCGTGTAGCCGATTGCCTGAGAACTGCCTTTCGAATTGCGTATGCAGAACGTGGGCCGGTGTTATATGATATACCTCGCGACCTGTTTTATGGAGAAATAGAAGATTATATCCTCGAGCCAAGTCAATATCGCACAGACAAGCGCGGCAGTGGTGATCCGGCATCAATTGAGAGGGCTGTTTCCCTATTAAAGGATGCGAAAAACCCTGTTATTATTTCGGGTCGCGGATCTGTAGATGCAGATGGTATTGATTCAGTTGTAAAAATAGCAGAACATTTGTCAGCACCTGCTGCTTGTGCATATATGCATAATGATGCTTTTCCAGTCGATCATCCACTTGCTGTTGGGCCAATTGGTTATATGGGATCCAAGGCTGCCATGTATACACTAAAAGAGGCTGATGTTGTGTTAGCCATTGGAACACGTCTATCACAGTTCGGAACGCTTCCTTGTTATGATATTGACTATTTCCCTAAGGATGCCAAAATCATTCAAGTCGATATCAATCCACGGCAAATTGGGCGTACACATCCGGTTGAAGTTGGTATTATTGGTGATGCCAAAGCAGCCAGTGATGAAATTTATCGTCAGCTTCAGTCAGCTGTGCCATCTCCGGTGAAAAATTCGGCACGTTTAGCAGAGGTTAGTGATTTGAAAGAAAAATGGGAACAGGAATTAGTTGATCTGGCAATGGTGGATGGCGATCCAATCAATCCAAGACGGGCACTATTGGAATTGACTAAAGCACTTCCAAAGAATACAATCATCTCATCCGATATTGGTAACGTTTCATCGACTGCAAATGCCTATTTGAAATTTAATCAAACGAGACGTCATATTGCCGCGTTAACATTTGGCAATACAGGTTTTTCTTATCCGGCAGCACTTGGCGCCCAGTTAGCCGATCCTGATGCACCAGTTGTAGCGATTGTTGGCGATGGTGCATGGGGCATGAGCCTGCATGAAGTAAGCACGGCAGTTGAACAGAACATCCCAGTTATCGCTTGCGTGTTTAACAATAGATCATGGGCAGCAGAAAAGAAAAATCAAGTTGATTATTATGATGATCGTTATGTTGGATCGAATATTGAGGGCCCTGATTTTGCCGAAGTTGCCAAGTCAATGGGGGCGCTAGGCTATACGATTGACAAAGCAGAAGATATCGGTCCAACTGTAAAAGAGGTATTAAAACAAAGAAAGCCTGCCGTTTTGAATATCTATGTAGATGGGACTCAGCTGGCGCCACCATTTAGAAAAGATGCATTACACATGCCTACTCGCTTGTTGGATAAATATAAACACCTTGATTATAATGAATGGAAAAAATAA
- a CDS encoding aminotransferase: protein MKTEVEKHAVSEQTTSHLWNAMHKYNPDAQDMMAVSGKGSWFKDENGKEYLDGVSGLWCLNLGYGREEIADAAAEQMKKLTYFPLTMNHPPAVELAGKISQLLDADYQTFFSNSGSEANETAFKIARQYHNQTGNPRKYKFISRYRAYHGSTLGALSATAQANRRTKYDPGAPGFLHVYPPYSYRSVFEGSPEESDLKAAQMLEEMINWEGEETVAAVIMEPIISGGGVLVPSPKYIQRVAEICKEHNVLLIMDEVVAGYGRTGKMFGFMHAEGVQPDIVTMAKGLTSGYLPLGATSVKTEIYDAFKEAGKDKHFRHVSTYGGHPAACAVALKNIEIIEREHIVERVQKLGETKLAKLHQLQDHENVGEVRQKGFLVGIEMVTDKQSKTPIDEATMGEIVGRCKQKGLIIGKNGDTVPGQNNVIIIAPPLSSTEEDLDFVVETVESVIRSI from the coding sequence ATGAAGACTGAAGTGGAAAAACATGCTGTATCAGAACAAACAACATCACATTTGTGGAATGCTATGCATAAATACAATCCGGATGCTCAGGATATGATGGCGGTATCCGGTAAAGGGTCATGGTTTAAAGATGAGAATGGCAAAGAGTATCTCGACGGTGTATCAGGATTATGGTGCTTAAATCTTGGCTACGGTCGGGAGGAGATTGCTGATGCAGCTGCAGAACAAATGAAGAAACTGACTTATTTTCCATTAACTATGAATCACCCGCCTGCTGTTGAATTAGCTGGGAAGATCAGTCAGCTCTTGGATGCAGATTATCAAACATTTTTCTCAAATAGTGGTTCCGAGGCTAATGAGACAGCGTTTAAAATTGCCCGACAGTATCATAATCAGACCGGTAATCCTAGAAAGTATAAATTTATCTCGCGTTACCGGGCATACCACGGGTCAACCCTTGGTGCATTAAGTGCAACCGCACAAGCGAATCGACGTACGAAATATGATCCCGGCGCACCAGGTTTTTTACATGTTTATCCACCCTATAGCTATCGCTCCGTTTTTGAAGGAAGTCCGGAAGAATCGGACTTGAAAGCAGCGCAAATGCTGGAAGAAATGATTAATTGGGAAGGGGAGGAAACGGTTGCAGCAGTGATTATGGAGCCGATTATCTCTGGTGGAGGAGTCCTTGTACCGTCACCGAAATATATCCAGCGTGTTGCTGAGATTTGTAAAGAGCATAACGTACTTCTAATTATGGATGAAGTTGTCGCCGGTTATGGTCGAACAGGAAAAATGTTTGGTTTCATGCATGCAGAGGGTGTTCAACCTGATATTGTTACGATGGCTAAAGGTTTGACGAGCGGTTATTTACCACTGGGTGCAACATCAGTTAAAACGGAAATTTATGATGCCTTTAAAGAGGCGGGAAAAGATAAACATTTCCGTCATGTTTCCACGTATGGAGGTCATCCGGCTGCATGTGCGGTTGCACTTAAAAACATTGAAATTATTGAGCGGGAACACATCGTGGAGCGTGTACAAAAACTTGGTGAAACCAAACTGGCTAAGCTTCATCAGTTGCAAGACCACGAAAATGTTGGTGAAGTTAGACAAAAAGGATTTTTAGTAGGAATAGAAATGGTTACAGATAAACAGTCCAAAACACCAATTGATGAGGCAACAATGGGCGAAATCGTAGGGAGGTGTAAACAAAAAGGCCTGATCATCGGTAAAAATGGCGATACTGTACCAGGTCAAAACAATGTGATTATTATTGCACCGCCACTTTCTAGTACAGAAGAGGATTTGGATTTTGTTGTAGAGACGGTTGAGTCTGTTATTCGGAGTATCTAG
- a CDS encoding short-chain fatty acid transporter yields MRSITIFFDRMVQRFLPDAFLFAIILTFAVFVLGIIFTGSSPIQMIDYWGSGFWDLLDFAMQMSLIVVTGYILASTPIIKKLLAKLSQLANTPEQAILAVTFIASIACLINYGFGLVVGALYAIHLAKRVPTVDYRVLMASAYSGFLLWHGGLSGSIPLLIATPGHFLEDSIGIIPVTETLFSWFNIFIVLVLLFTLPFFNRFLIKSRGPLQNTDATSWKSESMTENEAEDSVDIEKLTPAERLENSRIVSYLTGILGLCFVIYFFFKNGFDLNINIVNFTFLFLGIIFHQTPRRFLNSVTSAVKNAGGIIIQFPFYAGIMGMMVASGLSEQMSLWFVSISNETTLPLFTFISAGIINFFVPSGGGQWAVQGPIMVPAALEIGADTAKTAMAVAWGDAWTNMIQPFWALPLLAIAGLKVRDIMGFCVLILIYSFFPIAIGLLFF; encoded by the coding sequence ATGCGGTCAATCACAATTTTTTTCGATCGGATGGTACAGCGCTTTTTGCCTGATGCGTTTTTATTTGCGATCATTTTAACGTTTGCTGTTTTTGTATTGGGTATCATTTTTACCGGCAGTTCACCAATCCAGATGATTGATTACTGGGGATCCGGGTTCTGGGATTTACTTGATTTCGCCATGCAAATGTCCTTAATTGTAGTAACAGGCTACATTCTAGCTAGCACACCAATCATCAAAAAGCTGCTGGCCAAATTAAGCCAGCTGGCAAATACGCCTGAACAAGCTATTTTGGCGGTTACCTTTATTGCCTCCATCGCTTGTTTAATCAATTACGGATTTGGATTGGTTGTTGGTGCATTATACGCTATTCATCTCGCAAAACGCGTTCCGACAGTGGATTATCGGGTACTGATGGCAAGTGCATATAGTGGATTTCTTCTGTGGCATGGCGGATTATCCGGTTCCATTCCGCTATTAATCGCAACCCCGGGACATTTTCTGGAAGATTCTATTGGTATTATTCCTGTAACCGAAACATTGTTCAGTTGGTTTAATATTTTTATCGTTTTGGTGCTATTGTTTACCTTACCATTTTTTAACCGGTTTTTGATAAAGTCGAGAGGACCATTGCAAAATACTGATGCAACATCATGGAAGTCGGAATCTATGACTGAAAATGAAGCGGAAGATAGCGTGGATATCGAAAAATTGACACCCGCAGAACGACTGGAAAACAGCCGGATCGTTTCCTATCTCACAGGTATTCTGGGACTTTGTTTCGTTATTTACTTCTTTTTCAAAAATGGTTTTGATTTAAATATCAACATTGTTAACTTTACCTTCCTGTTCTTGGGAATTATTTTTCACCAAACACCACGCCGGTTTTTGAACAGTGTTACCAGTGCGGTGAAAAATGCCGGCGGGATCATTATTCAATTTCCTTTTTATGCCGGCATTATGGGTATGATGGTCGCATCCGGATTATCGGAACAAATGTCTTTATGGTTTGTCAGTATTTCCAATGAAACAACTCTGCCATTGTTTACCTTTATTAGTGCCGGTATCATCAATTTCTTTGTTCCTTCCGGTGGCGGGCAATGGGCAGTTCAAGGACCAATTATGGTACCGGCTGCACTGGAAATTGGTGCAGATACGGCGAAAACTGCGATGGCTGTTGCATGGGGAGATGCATGGACCAATATGATTCAGCCATTTTGGGCATTGCCGTTACTAGCGATTGCCGGTTTGAAAGTTCGCGATATCATGGGCTTTTGTGTCTTGATCCTAATCTACAGTTTCTTCCCAATCGCTATTGGTCTACTGTTCTTTTAG
- a CDS encoding DMT family transporter, producing the protein MKKSSNSFTILLQKNKGLMWLLILTITLLWGYAWVLMKEVLAYMGPFTFSSFRFATGSIALLLIVWLSKKRFPLKRYWKPLLVQGILQTSIVFLLVMYGLRFVDAGKSSVLLYSMPMWSSLLAGKFLGEKLTSAKWVGLLIGMVGLLTILGWDIWIGQSIKVLFGELLIIIAAISWGVSNVYFRRKLQHLPKLETNAYQMLFGTIVMIIVTCLMEWGEPIDLNVHSIYYILFTGILASALCFTVWFLILSLIDMVTATISTLLVPVFGLLFSSLIIDEKLSVGVLTGSGLIIFGIIVAQVTRKEKAQRDKADVQQGR; encoded by the coding sequence ATGAAAAAATCAAGTAATTCATTTACGATACTACTCCAAAAAAATAAGGGACTCATGTGGCTGCTGATTTTGACGATTACACTCCTTTGGGGCTATGCATGGGTGTTAATGAAAGAAGTACTTGCATATATGGGACCGTTTACTTTTTCCTCCTTTCGATTTGCAACAGGGTCGATCGCGTTGCTATTGATTGTATGGCTGTCCAAAAAACGATTTCCGCTCAAACGATATTGGAAACCGTTATTAGTACAAGGAATCTTGCAAACATCCATTGTTTTTCTCCTCGTTATGTATGGACTCCGGTTTGTGGATGCAGGGAAATCCTCGGTACTATTATATTCGATGCCAATGTGGAGCAGTTTATTGGCCGGAAAATTCCTCGGTGAAAAATTGACATCAGCAAAATGGGTCGGTTTACTGATTGGGATGGTTGGGCTTTTAACTATTTTGGGCTGGGACATATGGATTGGTCAAAGCATAAAGGTTCTTTTTGGGGAGTTGCTTATCATTATTGCTGCCATATCCTGGGGTGTCTCAAATGTTTATTTTCGTAGGAAACTTCAGCATTTGCCAAAATTGGAAACCAACGCTTATCAAATGCTGTTTGGTACAATCGTCATGATTATTGTCACGTGTCTCATGGAGTGGGGAGAACCAATTGATTTAAACGTACATAGTATCTACTATATTTTGTTTACTGGTATTCTGGCATCTGCGTTATGTTTTACAGTTTGGTTCCTCATTTTAAGTTTAATAGATATGGTGACCGCAACGATTTCCACACTGCTGGTCCCGGTTTTTGGCTTGTTGTTCAGCAGTTTGATTATTGACGAGAAACTATCTGTTGGTGTTTTAACTGGCTCAGGCTTGATTATATTCGGGATTATTGTTGCACAGGTGACGAGGAAAGAAAAAGCACAGAGAGATAAGGCAGATGTCCAGCAAGGCAGGTAA
- the phnX gene encoding phosphonoacetaldehyde hydrolase, with protein MNDQSLQHVKAVFMDWAGTMVDYGCFCPLDVFLEVFNKKGIEVSHEEAREPMGLPKRDHIKKICEMDRIANAWEKKYGRFPNEKDVDGLYADFEPALLSILPSYSTLIPGAAETAQWLQKNGIKIGSTTGYTRDMIDIVVPSAKQQGYDPDSVVTSDEVPAGRPNPWMIFRNAMNLGVYPLSHTVKIGDTLNDINEGINAGTWVVGVVKGSSELGMTEKEVNECDPDILLEKMEAIKRRFKGAGADYVIESIGQLKEVIPKIDLQISQLEREFV; from the coding sequence ATGAATGATCAATCTCTGCAACATGTCAAGGCAGTATTTATGGATTGGGCAGGAACAATGGTTGATTATGGTTGTTTTTGTCCGCTGGATGTATTCTTGGAAGTCTTTAATAAAAAAGGTATTGAAGTTTCACATGAAGAGGCACGTGAACCAATGGGACTTCCTAAGCGGGATCATATTAAAAAAATTTGCGAAATGGATAGAATTGCAAATGCCTGGGAAAAGAAGTACGGGCGATTTCCCAATGAAAAAGATGTGGATGGACTATATGCTGATTTTGAACCGGCTTTGTTGTCTATTTTACCAAGTTATAGCACACTTATTCCAGGTGCTGCTGAAACTGCCCAATGGTTACAAAAGAATGGAATTAAGATAGGATCAACAACAGGATACACAAGGGATATGATTGATATCGTGGTCCCGTCGGCAAAACAACAGGGATACGATCCCGACTCAGTCGTTACATCTGATGAAGTTCCAGCCGGACGTCCAAACCCTTGGATGATTTTTCGTAACGCTATGAACCTAGGAGTCTACCCATTAAGTCATACGGTTAAAATTGGTGACACGTTAAATGATATAAACGAAGGAATAAATGCTGGAACGTGGGTTGTAGGGGTTGTAAAAGGAAGTAGCGAACTGGGCATGACTGAAAAAGAGGTAAATGAATGCGATCCAGATATACTCCTGGAAAAAATGGAAGCGATTAAGAGGCGTTTCAAGGGAGCGGGTGCGGACTATGTTATTGAATCAATTGGGCAATTGAAAGAGGTAATTCCCAAAATCGATCTCCAAATATCTCAATTAGAAAGGGAATTTGTATAA